A window from Pyrococcus yayanosii CH1 encodes these proteins:
- a CDS encoding DNA replication complex subunit Gins51: MDIAVLRELLEKELSNDELTPLDEEFYREIDGLVKALKIRAESSKERGEEIEERLYLAELSIAEQIIREILKIRLHKIVDMAFEGVPKNLVGEERKIFAILSAFINREPLPVEHEVVEEKTGEVEVEEGKATTWEAYIIKVDVPKVLDEELREYGPFKAGDLVTLPRSIARVLMERDAAERILVNP; encoded by the coding sequence ATGGATATAGCGGTTCTGAGGGAGCTCCTCGAAAAGGAGCTTTCGAATGATGAGCTCACACCCCTCGATGAGGAGTTCTACCGGGAGATTGACGGCCTCGTTAAGGCCCTCAAGATTAGGGCGGAGAGTTCGAAGGAGAGGGGGGAAGAGATAGAGGAGAGGCTTTACCTGGCGGAGCTCTCCATAGCTGAGCAGATAATCAGGGAGATACTTAAAATCCGGCTTCACAAGATAGTTGACATGGCCTTTGAAGGCGTCCCCAAAAACCTTGTTGGTGAGGAGAGGAAGATCTTCGCTATCCTTTCTGCCTTCATAAACAGAGAACCCTTGCCCGTTGAGCACGAGGTTGTAGAAGAGAAGACCGGGGAAGTCGAGGTTGAAGAAGGTAAGGCCACTACCTGGGAAGCTTACATAATAAAGGTGGACGTTCCCAAGGTTCTTGATGAAGAGCTCAGGGAGTACGGTCCCTTCAAAGCTGGCGACCTTGTAACCCTACCGCGGAGCATAGCGAGGGTTCTCATGGAGAGGGACGCCGCCGAGAGGATATTGGTGAACCCGTGA
- a CDS encoding DNA polymerase sliding clamp yields MPFEIVFDGAKEFAQLIDTASQLIDEAAFKITEEGISMRAMDPSRVVLIDLNLPASIFSKYEVEGEETIGVNMDHLKKILKRGKAKDTLILKKGEENFLEVTLQGTATRTFRLPLIDVEELELELPELPFTAKVVVLGEVLKEAVKDASLVSDSLKFIATESEFIMRAEGETQEVEIRLTLEDEGLLDLEVQEETKSAYGVSYLADMVKGISKADEVTIRFGNEMPMQMEYYIRDEGRLTFLLAPRVEE; encoded by the coding sequence ATGCCGTTCGAGATAGTCTTTGATGGGGCTAAGGAGTTTGCCCAGCTGATAGACACGGCCAGCCAGCTGATAGACGAGGCCGCCTTTAAAATCACGGAGGAAGGCATTTCGATGAGGGCCATGGATCCGAGCAGGGTTGTCCTGATAGACCTCAACCTTCCCGCAAGTATATTCAGCAAGTACGAGGTGGAGGGGGAGGAGACGATAGGTGTGAATATGGATCACCTGAAGAAGATACTAAAGAGGGGGAAGGCCAAGGACACCCTCATCCTCAAGAAGGGTGAGGAGAACTTCCTTGAAGTCACCCTCCAGGGAACCGCCACGAGGACGTTCAGGCTCCCGCTCATAGACGTTGAGGAGCTCGAGCTTGAGCTTCCCGAGTTGCCGTTCACGGCTAAGGTCGTCGTCCTCGGTGAGGTACTCAAGGAGGCCGTTAAGGATGCCTCCCTCGTCAGCGACAGCCTGAAGTTCATAGCCACCGAGAGCGAGTTCATCATGAGGGCGGAGGGTGAGACGCAGGAGGTTGAGATAAGGCTGACCCTTGAGGACGAAGGTCTTCTCGACCTTGAGGTTCAGGAAGAGACCAAGAGTGCCTACGGTGTCAGCTACCTGGCGGACATGGTCAAGGGCATAAGTAAAGCGGACGAAGTAACCATAAGGTTCGGCAACGAGATGCCCATGCAGATGGAGTACTACATAAGGGATGAGGGCAGGCTGACGTTCCTCCTCGCGCCGAGGGTTGAGGAGTGA
- a CDS encoding transcription factor S has translation MVKFCPKCGSIMVPDKNKGVFVCRRCGYEEPINPEDAKAYRRTEEVKHRPDEGVIVVEQELSTLPTAKVTCPKCGHNEAYWWELQTRAGDEPSTIFFKCKRCGYVWRSYE, from the coding sequence ATGGTTAAGTTCTGTCCCAAGTGCGGGAGCATAATGGTTCCCGACAAGAACAAAGGAGTTTTCGTCTGTAGACGGTGCGGTTACGAGGAGCCTATCAATCCCGAGGATGCGAAGGCCTACAGGAGGACAGAGGAGGTTAAGCACAGACCTGATGAGGGAGTTATAGTCGTGGAGCAGGAACTATCCACCCTACCAACGGCGAAAGTTACCTGCCCGAAGTGTGGTCACAATGAAGCCTACTGGTGGGAGCTCCAGACGAGGGCAGGGGATGAGCCGAGCACTATATTCTTCAAGTGCAAGCGGTGCGGATACGTATGGAGGAGTTACGAATAG
- a CDS encoding translin family protein — MRIGEIVEVLRTRLDEKDELREEALQITREVVRLSGDAIKAMHRGELKRARERLERAGQLLGELKKKLRNHPDLYFTGYVQSANQEFVEAQLLYHYLTDRDFPGPDELGVPPQDYILGLGDFIGELRRHFLILLMEGDLRGAEEVYRFMEETYEELMTLEYPKGLVNVRQKQDQARYTVERTLEDLVRAKLNKDLERKLEGAIG, encoded by the coding sequence ATGAGGATTGGGGAAATAGTTGAGGTCTTGAGGACAAGGCTCGACGAGAAAGACGAGCTGAGAGAAGAAGCACTCCAGATAACAAGAGAGGTTGTCAGGCTCAGCGGCGACGCCATCAAGGCGATGCACAGGGGCGAGTTGAAAAGGGCGAGGGAAAGGCTCGAGAGGGCCGGTCAGCTTTTAGGGGAACTCAAGAAAAAGCTCAGGAACCATCCAGACCTCTACTTCACAGGCTACGTCCAGAGTGCTAACCAGGAGTTCGTAGAGGCCCAGCTCCTCTACCACTATCTCACCGACCGAGATTTTCCCGGACCGGACGAACTAGGAGTTCCTCCGCAGGACTACATCCTTGGCCTTGGCGACTTCATAGGGGAGCTCAGGAGGCACTTCCTAATCCTCCTTATGGAGGGCGACCTGAGAGGGGCCGAAGAGGTTTACCGCTTTATGGAAGAAACTTACGAGGAGCTCATGACCCTCGAGTATCCCAAGGGGCTGGTAAACGTGAGGCAGAAGCAGGACCAGGCCCGCTACACCGTGGAGAGAACCCTTGAGGACCTCGTCAGGGCGAAGCTCAACAAGGACTTGGAGAGAAAGCTGGAGGGAGCCATAGGATGA
- a CDS encoding endonuclease V — MKLEKLAEVQRKLATRIVERELDLAEVKRVGAVDVSYRDKKARTAFVLCSFPEGEPIRWRVVETDVTAPYVTTFFFLRETRPILLAVKGEDFDVLLVEGHGKAHPRGYGLASHVGLILGRPTIGVAKKPLKGAPEGSFRKVGKVYVSVGHLIVLEDAVRLVKALLEGGYPKPLKLADKLSKGWS, encoded by the coding sequence ATGAAGCTGGAAAAACTCGCCGAGGTTCAGAGGAAACTCGCCACTAGAATCGTGGAGAGGGAGCTCGACTTGGCAGAAGTTAAAAGGGTCGGAGCAGTGGATGTTTCCTACAGGGACAAGAAGGCTAGGACGGCCTTCGTCCTCTGCTCCTTTCCTGAGGGCGAACCCATCCGGTGGAGGGTTGTTGAAACTGATGTAACAGCCCCTTACGTCACAACGTTCTTCTTCCTAAGGGAGACGCGGCCAATCCTCTTGGCCGTCAAGGGGGAAGATTTCGACGTCCTCCTCGTAGAGGGTCACGGAAAGGCTCATCCGCGAGGCTACGGTCTCGCCTCCCACGTCGGCCTCATTCTCGGAAGGCCCACCATAGGGGTCGCCAAGAAGCCTCTCAAGGGGGCCCCAGAGGGAAGCTTCAGGAAGGTGGGAAAGGTCTACGTGAGCGTCGGGCACCTGATAGTCCTCGAGGACGCCGTGAGGCTCGTGAAAGCCCTTCTCGAGGGAGGATACCCAAAACCCTTAAAGCTGGCAGATAAGCTCTCAAAGGGATGGTCATGA
- a CDS encoding DUF120 domain-containing protein, protein MKLKTLDLMVRIAERGGIGKPIPLTLRVLAKDLGVSPQTVLRWIGELEEMGYIKRAEEGRGTKIQLTEKGLEFLEELYENLSKALYRGVIIGEVVSGIGEGAYYVRQYAPLIREYLGFDPFPGTLNVKVIFPKTIFDALYSARPIVIPGFVKEGRSFGDVRAYRVRIGGIEGAIVIPSRTIHSPKIAEIISPVNLREKLGLKDGDRIRIEAL, encoded by the coding sequence ATGAAGCTCAAAACTTTAGACCTAATGGTTCGGATAGCTGAGAGGGGCGGGATTGGAAAGCCTATCCCCCTAACCCTGAGAGTGCTGGCCAAGGACTTGGGAGTTTCCCCTCAGACGGTTCTCCGGTGGATAGGGGAGCTCGAAGAGATGGGATACATTAAAAGGGCCGAAGAGGGCAGGGGGACGAAGATTCAGCTGACCGAGAAGGGTCTCGAGTTCCTAGAAGAGCTCTACGAGAACCTCTCAAAGGCCTTGTACAGGGGGGTCATCATTGGGGAAGTTGTGTCTGGCATAGGGGAAGGGGCCTATTACGTGAGGCAGTACGCCCCGCTGATAAGGGAGTACCTCGGCTTCGATCCTTTCCCCGGGACGCTCAACGTTAAGGTGATATTTCCCAAGACTATATTCGATGCCCTGTACTCCGCAAGGCCGATAGTGATTCCGGGCTTCGTCAAGGAGGGCAGGAGTTTCGGAGACGTGAGAGCCTACAGGGTGAGAATAGGGGGCATCGAGGGGGCCATAGTTATTCCCTCCAGGACCATCCATTCGCCGAAAATTGCCGAGATTATTTCGCCCGTGAACCTAAGGGAAAAGCTAGGCCTGAAGGACGGGGATAGGATAAGAATCGAGGCCCTATGA
- the pheS gene encoding phenylalanine--tRNA ligase subunit alpha — protein sequence MDLSYNEKIVLLNLAETKRASVEELVERTGLEQVAVMRALLGLQSKGLAKLHERSEKIVKLTEIGKRYAEIGLPEWRVLRILREKGKVELEELRNVLSEEELRPIVGLLRKEGWANVRKEGEKLILEITEKGLEAGERPIDRVLRLLAERGTVPLREIETIVKIGELKRRKIAEEDVITERWAEITSKGEELVRKGIELRREVSLLTPELISSGKWREVTLKRFDIKAPVRRVYPGKKQPYRAFLDKIRRKLIEMGFIEMTVDSLIETQFWNFDALFQPQNHPAREWTDTYQLKYPKVGHLPEKELVERVKTAHERGLAGSRGWGYVWSPERAMLLMPRAHGTALSGRQLAKGVEIPGKYFTIQRVFRPDVLDRTHLIEFNQVDGFVVGEDLNFRHLLGILKRFAIEIAGAKKVKFLPDYYPFTEPSVQMSAYHPELGWVEFGGAGVFREEMTKALGIDAPVIAWGIGIDRLAMFKLGIDDIRYLFSYDLKWLREARVIL from the coding sequence ATGGACCTGAGCTACAACGAGAAAATTGTGCTCCTTAACCTCGCAGAGACCAAGCGAGCCAGTGTGGAAGAGCTCGTCGAGAGGACGGGTCTTGAGCAGGTAGCTGTTATGAGAGCGCTTCTTGGTCTCCAGAGCAAAGGATTAGCCAAACTCCATGAGAGGAGCGAGAAAATCGTCAAGCTTACGGAGATAGGAAAGAGATACGCCGAAATTGGTCTGCCGGAGTGGAGGGTTCTAAGGATTCTAAGGGAGAAGGGCAAGGTTGAACTCGAGGAACTCAGGAATGTCCTCAGCGAGGAGGAACTCAGACCAATAGTGGGGCTCCTCAGGAAAGAGGGGTGGGCGAACGTAAGGAAAGAAGGGGAAAAGCTCATCCTTGAAATCACGGAGAAAGGTTTAGAAGCCGGTGAGAGACCTATCGACAGGGTGTTGAGGCTTCTCGCGGAGCGTGGGACAGTTCCCCTGCGAGAGATTGAGACGATAGTCAAGATCGGCGAGCTCAAAAGGCGAAAGATAGCTGAAGAAGACGTCATCACGGAGCGTTGGGCTGAGATAACATCTAAGGGAGAGGAGCTGGTCAGAAAGGGAATAGAGCTCAGGCGAGAGGTTTCCCTCCTGACGCCCGAACTGATAAGCTCAGGCAAGTGGCGAGAGGTTACCCTCAAGCGCTTCGACATAAAGGCGCCCGTTAGAAGGGTTTACCCTGGTAAGAAGCAACCCTATAGGGCCTTTCTTGATAAAATAAGGCGGAAGCTCATAGAGATGGGCTTCATAGAGATGACTGTTGACAGCCTGATCGAGACCCAGTTCTGGAACTTTGACGCCCTTTTCCAGCCCCAGAATCACCCGGCAAGGGAGTGGACCGACACCTATCAGCTCAAGTATCCGAAGGTAGGCCATTTGCCAGAGAAGGAATTAGTTGAGAGGGTTAAAACGGCCCACGAGAGGGGCCTCGCTGGTTCGAGAGGCTGGGGCTACGTCTGGAGTCCCGAGAGGGCGATGCTTTTGATGCCGAGGGCTCATGGAACTGCCCTGAGCGGGAGGCAACTAGCCAAGGGCGTCGAGATCCCGGGGAAATACTTCACAATCCAGCGCGTGTTCCGCCCAGATGTTCTCGACAGGACGCATCTGATAGAGTTCAACCAGGTGGACGGCTTCGTCGTTGGCGAAGATTTAAACTTCAGACATCTGCTTGGCATACTCAAGCGCTTCGCGATAGAGATCGCCGGGGCGAAGAAGGTCAAGTTCCTGCCCGACTACTACCCGTTTACCGAACCAAGCGTCCAGATGAGCGCCTATCACCCCGAACTTGGGTGGGTGGAGTTCGGCGGCGCGGGTGTTTTTAGGGAAGAGATGACAAAGGCCCTTGGCATAGACGCTCCTGTAATAGCGTGGGGAATCGGAATAGACAGGCTCGCGATGTTCAAGCTTGGTATAGATGACATTCGCTACCTCTTCAGCTATGACCTAAAGTGGCTCAGAGAAGCCAGGGTGATATTGTGA
- the pheT gene encoding phenylalanine--tRNA ligase subunit beta produces MPKFDVSKEDLERLIGKSFTLEEWEDLVLYAKCELDDVWEENGRVYFKLDSKDTNRPDLWSAEGVARQIRWALGMARGLPEYKVERSDVVVYVDERLKDIRPYGVYAIVEGLKLDEEALRQMINLQEKIALTFGRRRREVAIGIFDFDKVKPPIYYKAAEKTERFVPLGFEEEMTLEEILEKHEKGREHGHLIKDKPYYPLLVDSEGNVLSMPPIINSELTGRVTIGTRNVFIDVTGWNLKKIMLALNVVVTALAERGGKIRSVKVVYPDFKIETPDLTPKEFEVELDYIRRLSGLDLSDEQIKELLERMFYEVKLEGGKAKLKYPAFRDDIMHPRDVLEDVLIAYGYNNIEPEEPKLAVQGKGDPFKDFEDAIRELMIGFGLQEVMTFNLTNKEAQFKKMNIPEEEIVEIANPVSQRWSALRKWLLPSLMEFLSMNTHEEYPQRIFEVGLATLIDETRETKTVSEPKLAVAIAHPRANFTEAKEILDSFLRHLGVKYELEETEHGSFIPGRVGRIIVDGREIGIIGEVHPQVLENWGLEVPVVAFELFLRPLYRP; encoded by the coding sequence ATGCCCAAGTTCGACGTCTCGAAGGAAGACCTCGAAAGACTTATCGGGAAGAGCTTCACCCTCGAGGAGTGGGAGGATCTTGTGCTATACGCCAAGTGTGAGCTCGATGACGTTTGGGAGGAGAATGGGAGGGTATATTTCAAGCTTGACTCCAAGGACACGAACAGGCCCGACCTCTGGAGTGCAGAGGGAGTTGCGAGACAGATTCGCTGGGCACTGGGAATGGCCAGAGGGCTTCCCGAGTATAAAGTCGAGAGGAGCGACGTCGTCGTTTACGTGGATGAAAGGCTGAAGGACATCAGACCCTACGGTGTCTACGCCATCGTTGAGGGGCTGAAGCTTGACGAAGAGGCCCTCAGGCAGATGATAAACCTCCAAGAGAAGATAGCCCTGACGTTCGGGAGGCGAAGGAGGGAAGTCGCGATAGGCATCTTCGATTTTGACAAGGTGAAGCCTCCGATTTACTATAAGGCGGCGGAGAAGACCGAACGGTTCGTCCCGCTTGGCTTTGAGGAGGAGATGACCCTCGAAGAAATCCTGGAGAAGCATGAGAAGGGCAGAGAGCACGGCCATCTCATCAAGGACAAGCCCTACTATCCGCTCCTCGTGGACAGCGAGGGCAACGTTCTCTCGATGCCGCCCATAATTAACTCCGAGCTGACCGGAAGGGTAACAATCGGGACGAGAAATGTCTTCATCGATGTCACCGGGTGGAATCTAAAGAAGATAATGCTCGCCTTGAACGTCGTGGTTACCGCCCTAGCCGAGCGTGGTGGAAAGATAAGGAGCGTTAAGGTCGTCTACCCCGACTTTAAAATCGAGACACCCGACTTAACTCCCAAAGAGTTCGAGGTTGAGCTTGACTACATAAGGCGGCTCAGCGGCCTTGACCTGAGTGACGAGCAGATAAAAGAGCTCCTCGAGAGGATGTTCTACGAGGTGAAGCTTGAGGGTGGAAAGGCCAAGCTCAAGTATCCTGCCTTCCGCGACGACATAATGCACCCTAGGGATGTGCTTGAAGACGTGCTTATCGCCTACGGTTACAATAACATCGAGCCCGAGGAACCAAAGCTGGCCGTGCAGGGCAAGGGAGATCCGTTCAAAGACTTTGAGGATGCCATAAGAGAGCTCATGATAGGCTTTGGTCTCCAAGAGGTCATGACATTTAACCTAACCAACAAGGAGGCCCAGTTCAAGAAGATGAACATTCCTGAGGAGGAAATCGTCGAGATAGCCAATCCAGTGAGTCAGAGATGGAGCGCTCTCAGGAAGTGGCTCCTTCCAAGCCTCATGGAGTTCCTAAGCATGAACACTCACGAGGAGTACCCACAGAGGATCTTCGAGGTAGGTCTCGCAACCTTAATTGACGAGACCAGAGAGACTAAAACCGTCAGCGAGCCCAAGCTTGCGGTGGCTATAGCCCACCCAAGGGCTAACTTCACGGAGGCCAAAGAGATCCTCGATTCCTTCCTGAGGCACCTCGGCGTAAAGTACGAACTGGAGGAGACAGAGCATGGCTCCTTTATCCCGGGCAGGGTTGGAAGGATAATCGTGGACGGCCGAGAAATAGGGATAATAGGGGAAGTGCACCCCCAAGTCCTCGAAAACTGGGGGCTCGAGGTTCCCGTTGTGGCTTTTGAGCTCTTCCTGAGACCCCTCTATCGCCCCTGA
- the tdh gene encoding L-threonine 3-dehydrogenase, with amino-acid sequence MPEKMVAIMKTKPAYGAELVEVDIPKPGAGEVLIKVLATSICGTDLHIYEWNEWAQTRIKPPQIMGHEVAGEVVEVGPGVEGIEVGDYVSVETHIVCGKCYACRHNRYHVCQNTKIFGVDTNGVFAEYAVVPAQNVWKNPKSIPPEYATLQEPLGNAVDTVLAGPIAGKSVLITGAGPLGLLGIAVAKASGAYPVIVSEPSEFRRELAKKVGADYVLNPFEEDVVREVMNITDGNGVDVFLEFSGAPKALEQGLQAVTPGGRVSLLGLFPGNVSIDFNNLIIFKALTVYGITGRHLWETWYTVSKLLQSGRLNIDPIITHKYKGFDKYEEAFELMRAGKTGKIVFMLK; translated from the coding sequence ATGCCAGAGAAGATGGTTGCAATTATGAAGACTAAGCCCGCCTATGGTGCTGAGCTCGTTGAGGTGGATATTCCAAAGCCCGGAGCGGGGGAGGTTCTCATCAAAGTCCTTGCAACGAGCATCTGTGGAACGGACCTCCATATATACGAGTGGAACGAGTGGGCCCAGACCAGGATCAAGCCGCCCCAAATCATGGGGCATGAGGTCGCCGGCGAGGTCGTCGAGGTCGGCCCTGGCGTTGAGGGAATAGAGGTGGGCGATTACGTCAGCGTTGAGACTCATATAGTGTGTGGCAAGTGCTACGCCTGCAGACACAACCGCTATCACGTCTGCCAGAACACCAAGATATTCGGCGTTGATACCAACGGTGTCTTCGCAGAGTACGCCGTTGTGCCAGCCCAGAATGTCTGGAAAAATCCGAAGAGCATTCCGCCGGAGTACGCTACGCTTCAGGAACCCCTTGGAAACGCCGTGGATACAGTTCTAGCGGGCCCGATAGCTGGAAAGAGTGTCCTGATAACTGGGGCAGGCCCGCTTGGCCTCCTTGGGATAGCCGTTGCGAAGGCCAGTGGGGCGTACCCTGTCATCGTTTCAGAGCCCAGCGAGTTTAGGAGAGAGTTGGCAAAGAAGGTTGGTGCCGACTACGTGCTCAACCCTTTCGAGGAGGATGTCGTTAGGGAAGTCATGAACATAACGGACGGAAATGGCGTTGACGTTTTCCTTGAGTTCAGCGGTGCCCCTAAAGCCCTTGAACAAGGTCTTCAGGCCGTGACGCCTGGAGGAAGGGTTTCTCTGCTCGGCCTATTCCCCGGGAACGTCAGCATAGATTTTAACAACCTTATAATCTTCAAAGCGCTGACGGTCTACGGAATCACGGGCAGGCACCTATGGGAGACCTGGTACACCGTCTCGAAGCTTCTCCAGAGTGGCCGGCTGAATATCGACCCAATAATAACTCACAAGTACAAGGGTTTCGACAAATATGAGGAAGCTTTCGAGCTGATGCGCGCGGGCAAGACCGGAAAGATAGTCTTTATGCTGAAGTAA
- a CDS encoding type II secretion system F family protein, with product MPNGRLTRLLTGFIERMVPKRHLKRYELLLYSAGINFKASEYLGISVMVGIVSGLILILMFFNPLYGIAGFFGGFLAFAIIYPYWKVSRRIEEMEKMLPDAFFYLASSLRAGVSFSEAMEELTTAKFGALTEEFKRTVAEIKRGRPTIDALRAFAMRNRKSAVLYRSMMIIIEALERGAPMADVLVAVANDVREILRIKKERKAATGMQMMFFMAASGFIGPLILAVISKITEGMSGAQLGFTLPVDAIRTILGLFVVAQAFVSGLGIGVIREGNFSAGLKYGAIMIAMGILVFILGTKMEIGGFGF from the coding sequence ATGCCAAATGGAAGGCTCACCAGGTTGCTGACGGGTTTTATAGAGAGGATGGTTCCAAAGAGGCACTTGAAGAGGTACGAGCTCCTTCTCTATTCGGCGGGGATAAACTTCAAGGCCTCAGAGTACCTTGGAATATCCGTCATGGTAGGCATAGTTTCTGGTTTAATCTTAATCTTGATGTTCTTTAATCCTCTCTATGGCATCGCCGGCTTCTTTGGTGGTTTCCTCGCCTTTGCGATTATCTACCCCTACTGGAAAGTATCTCGGAGAATAGAAGAAATGGAGAAGATGCTCCCCGATGCGTTCTTTTACCTAGCGAGCTCCCTGAGGGCGGGCGTTTCTTTCTCGGAAGCTATGGAAGAGCTGACAACGGCAAAGTTTGGTGCATTAACGGAGGAGTTTAAGAGGACCGTCGCCGAGATAAAGAGGGGAAGACCAACCATAGATGCCCTTAGGGCGTTCGCTATGAGGAACAGGAAGTCTGCGGTGCTCTACAGATCAATGATGATAATAATCGAGGCACTTGAAAGGGGTGCCCCTATGGCCGACGTTCTTGTAGCGGTTGCCAACGATGTCAGGGAGATACTCAGGATAAAGAAGGAGAGGAAAGCCGCGACGGGCATGCAGATGATGTTCTTCATGGCCGCAAGCGGTTTCATAGGGCCTCTCATACTGGCGGTTATCTCCAAGATTACTGAGGGAATGTCCGGTGCACAGCTCGGCTTTACACTGCCTGTGGATGCGATAAGGACAATACTGGGACTCTTCGTGGTTGCCCAAGCCTTCGTCAGCGGGCTTGGTATAGGGGTGATAAGGGAAGGGAATTTCTCGGCTGGCCTTAAGTATGGGGCGATAATGATAGCTATGGGCATCTTGGTGTTTATCCTTGGTACCAAAATGGAAATTGGGGGCTTCGGCTTCTAA
- a CDS encoding type II secretion system F family protein gives MAIKKKITNFLEKLGGKTIEVAEKPIRRIPRSMPIAERLQLLKKMQEEIQKEREKKEEEILEETIEWREKELQRPFSERFADAMLKYFRGPVESLSKSIKGLDVDLYRANMRMSRERYVALMLGVAIFAAIFGFLVGFLLYMPIDLSILLGLLGFIGGFMYMRYYPKIVWRRRVEEVERALPYVLRHMAALLNAGVGIAEALLSVANADYGAISEEFELMIRDMHGGASFEDAITRFEERMGSESVSRVVKQMLRAIKFGGNLADVLYKMAEDFSFEYRIKLMEYVQKVNGLAFIYMFLTVVMPTLMVVAILAASLMAKALVITIPALAVILLFAFPSLSFIMVMMIKRAEPR, from the coding sequence ATGGCTATTAAGAAAAAGATAACGAATTTCCTAGAGAAGCTCGGGGGCAAGACAATTGAAGTTGCAGAGAAGCCAATCAGGAGGATACCCCGCAGTATGCCAATAGCCGAAAGGCTCCAGCTCCTAAAGAAAATGCAGGAGGAAATCCAAAAGGAGAGAGAAAAGAAAGAGGAGGAAATCCTTGAAGAGACGATTGAGTGGCGCGAGAAAGAGCTTCAGCGTCCGTTTTCGGAGAGGTTTGCTGATGCAATGCTCAAGTACTTCAGGGGGCCTGTCGAATCGCTCAGCAAATCAATCAAGGGTCTTGATGTTGATCTTTACAGGGCTAATATGAGGATGTCCAGGGAAAGATACGTTGCCCTTATGCTTGGCGTTGCTATATTTGCGGCAATATTTGGATTTCTGGTTGGCTTTCTCCTCTACATGCCAATAGACCTTTCTATCCTCCTTGGACTCCTCGGATTCATTGGTGGTTTCATGTACATGAGGTACTACCCAAAGATAGTGTGGAGGAGGAGAGTTGAAGAAGTTGAAAGAGCTCTGCCCTATGTTCTTAGGCACATGGCCGCGCTATTGAACGCAGGCGTGGGCATTGCGGAAGCCCTTCTGTCAGTTGCGAACGCTGATTATGGAGCCATCTCAGAGGAATTCGAGCTCATGATTAGGGACATGCATGGTGGGGCGAGCTTTGAAGATGCGATAACAAGGTTCGAGGAGCGCATGGGGTCGGAGAGTGTCAGTAGGGTTGTGAAGCAGATGCTTAGGGCGATAAAGTTTGGCGGCAACCTTGCCGATGTACTCTACAAGATGGCTGAGGATTTTTCTTTTGAGTATCGCATTAAGCTCATGGAGTATGTCCAGAAGGTGAACGGTCTCGCGTTCATATATATGTTCCTGACGGTTGTAATGCCGACCCTCATGGTTGTGGCGATACTTGCGGCATCCCTCATGGCGAAGGCCCTCGTAATAACGATACCGGCACTTGCCGTCATCTTACTCTTCGCATTCCCCTCCCTGTCGTTCATTATGGTCATGATGATAAAGAGGGCCGAGCCGAGGTGA